The proteins below are encoded in one region of Bombus terrestris chromosome 7, iyBomTerr1.2, whole genome shotgun sequence:
- the LOC100648041 gene encoding aminopeptidase N: MARILIPFLINLIFTNLLLGDVISSQVDEPSYKLPVEAKPNFYELDVTVNLNSNLSETDFKFTGEVKIYIVAEIQDAQSITLNMKNLTVKNITLYDLNKTAIKVNNFTTDEVHEFLIITLGDKLKKGNQYLLTVSYSGVVNDQLKGFYRSRSADKNGNLTYVAATHFEPTGARLAFPCWDEPAFKARFNISITHPKSYHAISNMPPLLVEEPKVENDMKTTKFKTTPKISTYLVAFIVSNYACNEDGMFRVCTKPQAVNQTHYALEKSKELLEVLNEYTAINFTHYVPKIDQVTLKDFSPAAMENWGLVTYKESALLYQDGVTTTRKKQGIAKIIAHEFTHQWFGNLVSPEWWTWIWLNEGFAEYFQYIITHKVLPEWRLDEVFVVDNIHGYAFIADVDENSRPMNKDAYTPQKIRNFFDRIAYQKAASVIRMMSHILTENVFHEGLKEYLKQNAENVANSTNLFEHLGKNKKWDGASFGKIMDGWVNNAGYPVVNVKRNHDDELQLSQERFSYYKTENDTNWWVPITYVKSSSMDFNNTTPIMWLKPGRNETIKFNKTDGWIIVNTQQAGYYRVNYEPEMWKLLSMQLNSDNYENIHVVNRAQLIDDALNMARNNRLNYTVALTLTLYLERETDYVPWRTTFGNMPFLHNMLRSSKQYNNFMSYIRKIMKSVTSQVRYEPYQKGEEPDIVKLLRVDAIQWACYAGVHECKSYTNREFNAWLSNSSRSFDVDLKDGILCDGIRSANKEAWNYTLTEFLKTKDEVEKKRLISLLACSHSVDLLKKYLHMSIQENAIVTFDNAVLNVVSQNAKGVSIALEVLISEVEKIKKLNEAEDIIKSSADIIASAITDKDQLTQLVTFLVKERWKPVIIQPILLKAIRNFEWLNVHQETVENWLHTHRDYLNSSSSLTFETLLIIFSIFILDSTKNLFN, from the exons ATGGCAAGAATATTGATACCATTCCTTATCAATCTGATTTTCACGAATCTTCTACTTGGAGACGTGATCAGCTCTCAAGTCGACGAACCAAGCTATAAACTACCAGTAGAAGCCAAACCAAATTTTTATGAGCTAGATGTGACAGTGAATTTGAATTCAAATTTATCAGAAACAGACTTCAAATTTACCGGTGAAGTGAAGATTTACATTGTAGCTGAAATTCAGGATGCTCAGTCAATAACACTGAACATGAAGAACCTCACTGTAAAGAATATTACCCTGTACGATTTAAATAAAACCGCTATTAAGGTGAATAATTTTACAACTGACGAAGtacatgaatttttaattatcacgCTTGGTGACAAGCTTAAGAAGGGAAACCAATACTTGCTTACTGTGAGCTATTCTGGAGTCGTAAACGATCAATTAAAAGGATTTTACAGGAGCAGATCTGCCGACAAAAATGGCAATCTAAC ATATGTGGCTGCAACTCATTTCGAGCCAACAGGTGCACGGTTAGCATTCCCTTGTTGGGATGAGCCTGCTTTCAAGGCACGCTTCAACATTTCTATAACCCATCCGAAATCTTACCATGCGATTTCAAACATGCCTCCGTTGCTAGTTGAAGAACCAAAAGTGGAAAACGACATGAAGACAACTAAGTTCAAAACAACTCCGAAGATATCCACTTATTTAGTGGCATTTATAGTCTCCAATTATGCATGCAACGAAGATGGCATGTTTAGAGTGTGTACTAAGCCACAGGCAGTGAATCAGACACATTACGCCTTAGAGAAGAGTAAAGAATTGCTAGAAGTTTTAAATGAATATACCGCCATCAATTTCACCCATTATGTACCAAAAATAGATCAGGTAACGCTGAAGGACTTTTCGCCAGCCGCTATGGAAAATTGGGGCCTCGTCACTTACAA AGAGTCCGCTCTCCTTTATCAAGACGGTGTTACCACAACTCGTAAGAAGCAAGGTATAGCTAAGATTATAGCCCACGAATTTACGCACCAGTGGTTTGGAAATCTTGTTAGTCCAGAATGGTGGACGTGGATTTGGTTGAATGAAGGATTTGCAGAGTACTTCCAATACATTATTACTCATAAG GTACTACCCGAATGGCGATTAGACGAAGTGTTTGTCGTTGACAACATACATGGATACGCTTTCATTGCAGATGTAGATGAAAATTCGCGTCCCATGAACAAGGACGCGTACACGCCTCAAAAAATTCGAAACTTTTTCGACCGTATTGCGTATCAGAAAG CGGCGTCAGTTATTCGGATGATGTCACACATCTTGACAGAAAACGTTTTCCACGAAGGTTTAAAGGAATACCTCAAGCAGAA TGCAGAGAATGTTGCAAATTCGACGAATCTTTTCGAGCATcttggaaagaataaaaaatgggATGGAGCTTCGTTCGGGAAAATCATGGACGGATGGGTGAACAACGCAGGATATCCGGTTGTGAATGTGAAGCGAAACCATGACGATGAACTGCAGTTAAGTCAAGAACgattttcatattataaaaCTGAAAATGACACAAACTGGTGGGTGCCTATAACTTACGTCAAGTCGTCTAGCATGGACTTTAATAATACAACTCCAATTATGTGGTTAAAACCAGGCCGTAATGAAACGATAAAGTTTAATAAGACAGACGGGTGGATTATTGTGAATACGCAGCAAGCAG GTTATTATCGCGTGAACTATGAGCCAGAAATGTGGAAATTGTTGTCGATGCAGCTGAATTCGGATAACTACGAGAATATCCACGTCGTAAACCGTGCTCAGTTAATCGATGATGCCTTAAACATGGCTCGTAATAACCGATTGAACTATACGGTAGCATTGACACTCACACTTTACCTTGAGAGAGAAACTGATTACGTGCCTTGGCGAACGACCTTCGGGAATATGCCATTTTTGCACAACATGTTACGTTCTTCTAagcaatataataatttcatg AGTTATATTCGGAAAATAATGAAATCCGTGACGAGTCAAGTGAGGTATGAGCCGTATCAGAAAGGCGAAGAGCCCGATATCGTGAAACTTCTTAGGGTAGATGCAATACAATGGGCCTGCTACGCTGGTGTTCACGAATGCAAAAGTTATACCAACAGAGAGTTCAACGCATGGTTAAGTAATTCCAGTAGATC ATTCGACGTTGACCTGAAAGACGGTATTCTCTGCGACGGAATAAGATCTGCAAATAAAGAAGCGTGGAACTACACTCTGACCGAATTCCTGAAAACGAAGGACGAAGTCGAAAAAAAGAGATTAATTTCTCTCTTGGCTTGTTCCCATTCAGTAGATCTTCTGAAGAAATACTTGCACATGTCCATTCAGGAAAACGCAATTGTGACATTTGATAATGCAGTTCTAAATGTAGTGTCTCAGAACGCAAAGGGTGTCAGCATTGCTCTGGAAGTGCTCATCAGCGAAGTTGagaagataaaaaaatt GAACGAAGCCGAAGACATCATCAAATCTAGTGCTGACATAATTGCAAGCGCAATTACAGATAAGGATCAATTAACGCAG TTAGTTACGTTTTTGGTGAAGGAGAGATGGAAACCAGTCATTATTCAGCCTATCTTATTGAAGGCAATCAGAAATTTTGAATGGCTTAACGTCCATCAAGAAACCGTTGAGAACTGGTTGCACACTCACAGGGACTATTTGAACTCCTCCAGTTCGCTGACGTTTGAAACGCTTCTCATTATATTctcaatatttattttagattctaCTAAAAACCTATTCAATTGA